Proteins from a genomic interval of Synergistota bacterium:
- a CDS encoding GspE/PulE family protein: MKERKRLGELLLEAGAITRSQLDKALEEQKKTGERLGVVLAKQGILTEKEIASVIAKQLNIPFVSIRKEKIDPKVLSLVPESFARRHVLIPIEIKNNKLFVAMSDPLNVVAKDELSLLTGYDIEVAVASGSEIKQLIEELYGMKGKVDALIREKIETKEEPSTDITVTEDELAPIIQVVNGIISQALLERASDIHIEPQEDNIVIRFRIDGVLRKVMVLHKGIHPLITTRIKVMAGMNIAEKRLPQDGRVLISNNGRDIDLRVSSLPTIFGEKIVMRILNRDDVLIGLEKLGFWEDALEKVKSLLSKPYGMILVTGPTGSGKTTTLYSMLKELNTVEKNIITVEEPVEYQLEGINQVQVNEKIGLTFSNILRHVLRQDPDVIMIGEIRDKETAEIAIRSALTGHLVLSTLHTNDAPSSITRLVDMGIEPYLVASSLIGVIAQRLVRKICPSCKEIHAVGEKNIIIAEKFESLVSYYLGKGCEECGNTGYKGRTGIFEIMLVSEETQRLTIERAPASKIRIQAIKEGMITIREDGIRKVKAGITTPEEVLRVTS; encoded by the coding sequence TTGAAGGAAAGAAAAAGACTAGGAGAGTTGCTTTTAGAAGCAGGAGCTATAACGCGTTCTCAATTAGATAAAGCTCTTGAAGAGCAGAAAAAGACAGGAGAGAGGCTTGGTGTTGTTTTAGCGAAGCAGGGTATTTTAACTGAAAAGGAAATTGCTTCTGTTATTGCTAAGCAACTTAATATACCATTTGTTTCCATTAGGAAAGAGAAGATAGACCCTAAAGTTTTGAGTTTAGTTCCTGAAAGCTTTGCAAGAAGACATGTTTTAATCCCTATTGAGATAAAAAACAATAAACTCTTTGTCGCTATGTCTGATCCTTTGAATGTAGTAGCTAAAGATGAGTTATCCCTTTTAACTGGATATGATATAGAAGTAGCTGTAGCATCAGGGAGTGAGATTAAACAGCTTATAGAAGAGCTTTACGGAATGAAGGGTAAAGTTGATGCTTTGATACGTGAAAAAATAGAAACTAAAGAAGAACCCTCTACAGATATAACAGTTACTGAAGATGAGCTTGCTCCTATAATTCAGGTAGTTAATGGAATTATATCCCAAGCTTTGCTTGAAAGAGCAAGTGATATTCATATAGAACCTCAAGAAGATAATATAGTTATTAGGTTTAGAATTGATGGTGTTTTGCGGAAAGTCATGGTCCTTCATAAAGGTATTCATCCTTTAATAACTACTAGAATAAAAGTTATGGCTGGCATGAATATAGCTGAAAAAAGGTTACCTCAAGACGGTAGGGTGCTCATATCAAATAATGGAAGAGATATAGATTTAAGGGTTTCAAGCCTTCCCACCATTTTTGGTGAAAAGATAGTAATGAGAATCCTTAATCGAGATGATGTTTTAATTGGTTTGGAAAAACTGGGTTTTTGGGAAGATGCGCTTGAAAAGGTGAAAAGTTTGCTTTCTAAACCTTATGGAATGATACTTGTAACTGGTCCTACAGGGAGTGGTAAGACTACTACATTGTATTCTATGCTAAAGGAACTGAACACTGTGGAAAAGAACATCATTACTGTAGAAGAACCCGTAGAGTATCAGCTTGAGGGTATAAATCAGGTTCAAGTTAATGAAAAGATAGGATTGACTTTTTCCAATATACTTAGGCATGTTTTGAGGCAAGACCCAGATGTAATAATGATAGGAGAGATAAGGGATAAAGAAACAGCAGAGATAGCTATAAGATCTGCATTGACTGGTCATCTTGTTCTTTCTACACTCCATACTAATGATGCTCCAAGTAGCATTACAAGACTTGTAGATATGGGAATTGAGCCATACCTTGTTGCTTCTTCCTTAATTGGTGTTATAGCTCAACGTCTTGTTAGAAAAATATGCCCTAGCTGCAAAGAGATTCATGCAGTTGGAGAAAAAAATATTATAATAGCTGAGAAGTTTGAATCTTTGGTATCCTATTATTTAGGTAAGGGATGCGAAGAATGTGGAAATACCGGTTATAAAGGTAGAACTGGAATATTTGAAATAATGTTAGTAAGCGAAGAAACTCAACGTTTGACTATAGAAAGAGCTCCTGCTTCTAAGATAAGGATTCAGGCTATTAAGGAGGGAATGATAACTATTAGAGAAGATGGTATAAGAAAGGTAAAGGCTGGTATCACTACTCCTGAGGAAGTTTTGAGGGTGACGTCCTGA